The following proteins are encoded in a genomic region of Lactiplantibacillus plantarum:
- a CDS encoding competence protein ComK, with protein MLERNTDFEGDLPSMNQNIDVPHHVNTFWQCHAGTWDTRQPQRLLVIAQRSELATIDVLETLFLLDIKHLTCVENTLIFDRQRGLIKTKLTTRQIMMNYAGRLGLSGTQLIKQLAGELGLSKHKLPVIHGDAILMPLSTAKRGTTSWYNRHYLNHIEAQGFMTALVYDGQITIQVDMSERVATRQLVKAGQLQAALQEHHRRRLVPDQSVPSMADTDHEMMQSYTDQVLKHFGILALPGEISCLTRRFFGKL; from the coding sequence ATGTTAGAGAGAAATACCGACTTTGAGGGGGATTTACCATCTATGAACCAAAATATTGACGTTCCACATCACGTTAACACTTTTTGGCAGTGCCACGCTGGTACTTGGGACACCCGACAGCCACAACGATTATTAGTCATCGCGCAACGCTCAGAACTTGCCACAATCGACGTGCTGGAGACACTTTTTCTACTTGACATAAAACACCTGACATGTGTTGAAAATACGCTAATCTTTGATCGTCAACGGGGATTGATCAAGACAAAACTGACGACGCGCCAGATCATGATGAATTACGCTGGCCGTCTGGGGTTATCTGGGACACAGTTGATCAAGCAACTCGCCGGTGAACTCGGTTTATCGAAACACAAGTTACCTGTGATTCACGGTGATGCGATCCTGATGCCGTTAAGTACGGCCAAACGGGGAACAACCAGCTGGTACAATCGGCATTATTTGAATCATATCGAGGCTCAAGGATTTATGACGGCCTTAGTTTATGATGGTCAAATTACGATTCAAGTGGATATGAGCGAGCGCGTGGCCACTCGCCAACTTGTGAAGGCTGGTCAATTACAAGCGGCGCTCCAGGAACATCATCGTCGGCGATTAGTGCCCGATCAATCGGTACCTTCAATGGCGGACACGGATCACGAGATGATGCAGTCGTATACTGACCAAGTCTTAAAGCACTTTGGCATCTTAGCACTTCCTGGAGAAATTAGTTGTTTGACGCGGCGATTTTTCGGTAAACTATAG
- the recX gene encoding recombination regulator RecX, with the protein MTKKVTKIVAQKRAGRYNIYLDEQYAFPISESVMIKFRVFKGMEVDEQLQAAMIAADDVSKAYTRALDYLSHQLRTEKEVHDKLRDEEIDESVIDATMQQLRELRLLNDQQYADAFVRTAKRTSDKGPRVIRQNLRQKGVGEQLIDDALAGQFSAEEQIDNASELARKLAKRYHRQAFKTMQQKVRQGMMTKGFDNDTITAAIASLALEPDEDEQWEALVAQGAKLWQRNRKYAFRERMMRTKRSLFQKGFMMDDINRFIDEQVADE; encoded by the coding sequence TTGACTAAGAAGGTCACGAAGATTGTCGCGCAAAAGCGAGCTGGACGTTATAACATTTATTTAGACGAGCAGTACGCTTTTCCAATCAGTGAGTCGGTGATGATCAAGTTCCGCGTTTTTAAGGGCATGGAAGTTGATGAACAACTGCAAGCAGCGATGATTGCGGCGGACGATGTCTCCAAGGCGTATACGCGCGCGCTGGATTATCTCTCACATCAGTTGCGTACCGAAAAAGAAGTTCATGACAAGTTACGGGATGAAGAAATTGACGAGTCGGTTATCGACGCGACGATGCAACAATTACGTGAGTTGCGGTTATTGAACGACCAACAGTATGCGGATGCCTTTGTGCGGACGGCCAAACGGACCAGTGACAAGGGGCCACGGGTGATTCGGCAGAACTTACGACAAAAGGGTGTGGGAGAGCAGCTGATTGATGACGCGCTGGCCGGGCAGTTTAGTGCTGAAGAGCAGATCGATAATGCCAGTGAACTTGCGCGTAAACTGGCAAAACGGTATCACCGCCAAGCTTTTAAGACCATGCAACAGAAAGTTCGCCAAGGTATGATGACGAAGGGCTTTGATAATGACACGATTACGGCCGCGATTGCGAGTTTGGCATTAGAACCCGACGAAGATGAACAGTGGGAAGCCCTCGTTGCACAGGGGGCAAAGTTGTGGCAACGCAATCGCAAGTATGCGTTTCGTGAACGCATGATGCGCACGAAACGCAGCCTGTTTCAAAAGGGCTTCATGATGGACGATATCAATCGATTTATCGACGAACAAGTTGCTGATGAATGA
- a CDS encoding flippase, with the protein MRIIRNYFYTAGYNLLILLTPLLTVPYISRVLGPTGVGINATTNSIITYFLLFGTVGITIYGNREIAFIRDNRGQRSQTFWEIEILQLLTISCAYLAFLVFLFFEHQLQIYFFYQSFYIIAGAVDISWYFMGLEDFKKTVLRNMLVKIASVIAIFIFVKTRQDTGIYILILAGSQVLGNLTLWPYLRHSVERPNWRQLNLFRHLRPSLALFVPQIATTVYLALNKTMLWQMDSLTAAGFYDYSDKLIKLVLALVTATGTVMLPHIANLFMKQQLERVKQYLYMSFDFVLAIAIPMALGVAAVATTLAPLFFGRAFGAVDRLLMIEAPVIILIGMSNVLGQQFLLPTKQTKTYTISVTIGALVNIACNIPLIWFWGVAGAMCATLISEVCVTGYQLFITRHVLHAQSLFTGIWKYTLAGGLMFTFVFRLNVTMTASYLNLCLQIGVGVLLYLGLILLLQPPVLRNAIKLRNNLH; encoded by the coding sequence ATGCGAATCATAAGGAATTACTTTTATACAGCGGGGTATAACCTCTTAATTTTACTAACGCCCCTCCTAACCGTCCCGTATATCTCACGGGTCTTAGGGCCGACCGGCGTCGGTATCAATGCAACGACCAATTCGATCATTACTTACTTTCTATTGTTCGGAACGGTCGGTATTACAATTTATGGTAATCGCGAAATTGCCTTTATTCGCGATAATCGGGGGCAACGCTCACAAACTTTTTGGGAAATTGAAATATTACAGTTATTGACCATCAGTTGTGCTTATCTCGCCTTTTTAGTTTTTCTTTTTTTTGAGCACCAATTGCAAATTTATTTTTTCTATCAATCATTTTATATTATTGCGGGTGCTGTTGATATTTCTTGGTACTTTATGGGTCTCGAGGATTTCAAGAAAACCGTGCTCCGTAACATGCTCGTCAAGATTGCTTCTGTGATTGCGATTTTCATATTCGTGAAGACTCGGCAAGATACCGGAATCTACATTTTGATTTTAGCGGGCTCACAAGTTTTGGGCAATCTGACACTGTGGCCATACTTACGACATAGTGTCGAACGGCCCAACTGGCGTCAATTGAATCTCTTTCGGCATCTGCGGCCCTCATTAGCATTATTCGTGCCACAAATCGCCACGACGGTTTACCTTGCCTTGAATAAGACCATGTTATGGCAAATGGATTCGCTAACCGCCGCCGGATTTTATGATTACTCCGACAAGTTGATCAAGCTCGTTTTAGCGCTCGTGACAGCGACTGGAACAGTCATGTTACCCCACATTGCCAACCTCTTCATGAAGCAACAACTTGAACGCGTCAAACAATACTTATACATGTCCTTTGACTTTGTGCTCGCGATTGCGATTCCAATGGCTCTCGGCGTGGCAGCGGTCGCAACGACGCTCGCACCCCTATTTTTTGGACGGGCATTTGGGGCAGTCGACCGACTGTTGATGATTGAGGCACCCGTCATCATCCTAATTGGGATGAGCAACGTGCTTGGTCAGCAGTTTCTGCTACCGACTAAGCAGACTAAGACCTATACGATTTCCGTCACTATCGGGGCCCTCGTCAACATCGCTTGCAACATCCCACTTATTTGGTTTTGGGGCGTGGCCGGTGCCATGTGCGCCACTTTGATTTCGGAAGTTTGTGTCACTGGCTACCAACTATTCATCACTCGACATGTCTTGCATGCGCAATCTCTATTTACTGGAATTTGGAAATACACACTTGCTGGTGGATTAATGTTTACATTTGTATTTCGCCTAAACGTCACCATGACAGCTTCCTACTTAAACCTTTGTTTACAAATTGGTGTAGGTGTCTTATTGTATCTTGGACTGATATTACTATTACAACCGCCTGTATTACGCAACGCTATCAAATTACGCAACAATCTTCATTAA
- a CDS encoding sigma-70 family RNA polymerase sigma factor produces MHADRFDNQMAFDLLARPEHQRLLYGALKAAQVTKYHPQFEDCVTVAHLTWLSAYQNYAPELPANLPDFRKFAFRRIKWRTVDYLRKQTLRTQSQVNLEHALPITIDPMTEQETHWQLTALLTELLVQCRPGERIYLTEFFFEEQTVSSIMRRHQVSRRTVYNWRASLLVKAHKLYQQQTTN; encoded by the coding sequence ATGCACGCTGACCGTTTTGATAATCAAATGGCTTTCGATTTACTCGCCCGACCCGAGCACCAACGTTTACTATACGGCGCTTTAAAAGCCGCCCAAGTCACCAAATACCACCCGCAATTCGAAGATTGTGTAACCGTGGCCCACCTGACTTGGCTGTCTGCTTACCAGAACTACGCGCCCGAATTGCCCGCTAATTTACCAGATTTTCGTAAATTTGCATTTCGCCGTATCAAGTGGCGAACTGTCGACTATCTACGTAAACAAACTTTGCGCACCCAGTCGCAAGTCAACTTGGAACACGCACTGCCCATTACCATTGATCCCATGACCGAACAAGAGACCCATTGGCAATTAACCGCCCTCTTAACAGAACTCCTTGTTCAATGTCGGCCAGGTGAGCGGATTTATCTCACCGAATTTTTTTTCGAGGAACAGACCGTTAGCAGTATCATGCGGCGCCACCAGGTCAGCCGCCGAACAGTCTACAACTGGCGGGCCAGTCTGCTCGTCAAGGCCCACAAGCTTTACCAGCAACAAACCACCAATTAA
- a CDS encoding C40 family peptidase, producing MKQRLITLIVAILGLTVELWQAPNVDASSTNRVIKTTNLTKSAYLTKNTQGGFYNMSGAANNLKIQSRGTLRQYGNTTWFVTQQRQIRLANNTTANYYFITSANTRVRGWVKTGSLKKSTRSFTNLYNVAKSKLGHRYVYGAVGPNTFDCSGYTKYVFQQAAQKTLPRVAQAQYRQYPKISKQRAQKGDLVFFGSGTGSISHVGIYVGGGKMIDAQDNGVKNEKVYVPWWHAVGYSRPVNFGA from the coding sequence ATGAAACAACGTCTTATCACACTGATTGTTGCTATTTTAGGCCTCACGGTGGAGCTTTGGCAAGCACCAAACGTCGATGCCAGCTCAACGAATCGCGTCATTAAAACCACTAATCTTACTAAAAGCGCCTACCTGACGAAGAATACTCAGGGCGGCTTCTATAACATGAGTGGTGCCGCAAATAATCTTAAAATCCAGAGTCGGGGAACGCTTCGACAATATGGTAATACCACTTGGTTTGTCACCCAACAACGGCAAATTCGTTTAGCTAATAATACCACGGCTAATTATTATTTTATAACGAGTGCTAATACCCGTGTTCGTGGCTGGGTCAAGACCGGCTCCCTCAAGAAGAGCACCAGATCTTTCACCAACCTCTATAACGTGGCCAAATCAAAACTTGGCCATCGCTATGTCTATGGTGCGGTCGGTCCGAACACGTTCGACTGTTCCGGTTACACTAAGTATGTCTTCCAGCAAGCTGCGCAGAAAACCTTACCACGTGTGGCCCAAGCTCAGTACCGACAATATCCCAAAATTTCCAAACAGCGCGCCCAAAAAGGCGATTTAGTCTTCTTTGGTAGTGGCACAGGTTCGATATCACACGTCGGTATTTATGTTGGTGGTGGAAAGATGATTGACGCTCAGGACAATGGTGTCAAAAATGAAAAAGTCTACGTTCCGTGGTGGCACGCGGTTGGCTATTCGCGGCCAGTCAACTTTGGCGCTTAA
- a CDS encoding serine hydrolase domain-containing protein, producing MNQLHLRVGKPIRTTRGQYIQILGPQGRHIRVSVNKMPLRFTLPTSHQSQHLITPTKTVMPLHAKTGNTLTTSKSGTTTTGQSQNPNNTVKFRHAENNPALAHPNSPAGHPQHVNAPTPVTPPNQKSTSTPQGNHSMGTPVKPLAKLNDHQTVQGPAITQPHVTIRLHSSAATAPTHQAPVSSVATPANAASSATTTQPATTAGTVLRHQQIHTNQIATATRPASQPSTSISPVSQVPIRTSANSTSTQVSQATSTQTDHKTVTSATTTQSVAVTSSKPTATGTSVVSQNSATQPARHTTTSAVTPETVVTPTSSAATLTATSSTSTVTGAPGTTPVNTAPVTKYTAQQALQAINQLMTTNHFMGTLLLTNNGPAGVKTLTLGSADLNQHLANTVDESYPLASLEKSVTGAIIQHLINAGKLTMNTTLAHFYPQVPYAQSITIRQLLDHTSGIQMGEPVPDQALSTDQQAIDFTLQHLTSTNQHQWSYSNANFTLLAGIVDQLTGQSFSANLEADILQPLNMQHTFVYNQIPATAVHPLPYTFSKGASTPRSISTNLLSSELGCGNLYASVGDFYTFIHNLLTSAGFRELAANLQPTYSGGIYYRDDGTIRIGGADNSLYSLYIGSNDSKIAMVFFANQAKWATMNTVGVQIEKILAQSALL from the coding sequence ATGAATCAACTTCATCTACGTGTGGGCAAGCCCATCCGGACAACTCGTGGGCAATACATTCAAATCCTAGGACCACAGGGTCGGCATATCCGGGTTTCAGTCAACAAGATGCCATTAAGATTCACGCTGCCTACTTCGCACCAAAGTCAACATTTAATCACTCCAACCAAAACAGTTATGCCCCTTCACGCCAAGACTGGGAACACTTTAACAACGTCCAAGTCAGGCACGACTACTACGGGACAGTCCCAGAATCCTAACAACACTGTTAAATTTCGACACGCCGAGAACAACCCAGCACTAGCGCACCCCAACAGCCCAGCCGGACATCCCCAACATGTGAATGCACCAACACCAGTTACACCACCGAACCAGAAATCCACTTCAACACCTCAGGGAAATCATTCTATGGGAACACCAGTCAAACCATTAGCTAAGTTGAACGATCATCAAACCGTTCAAGGACCAGCGATAACCCAACCACACGTGACGATTCGGTTACATTCAAGTGCTGCCACGGCACCGACCCATCAAGCTCCAGTCAGTTCGGTAGCTACTCCGGCTAATGCTGCTTCCTCAGCCACCACAACTCAACCGGCAACCACAGCGGGGACGGTGCTTAGGCATCAGCAGATCCACACTAACCAGATTGCAACCGCTACGCGACCAGCAAGTCAACCTAGTACCAGCATAAGCCCTGTAAGTCAGGTGCCAATTAGGACCAGTGCAAACAGCACGTCAACACAAGTTAGTCAGGCCACTTCCACACAAACTGACCACAAAACTGTGACATCAGCGACTACAACACAATCGGTCGCCGTGACATCAAGTAAACCGACTGCAACTGGAACGTCTGTTGTTAGTCAGAACAGTGCCACACAACCTGCCAGGCACACCACAACGTCGGCGGTCACACCAGAGACAGTCGTAACCCCGACATCAAGCGCAGCGACTTTAACCGCAACATCGAGCACGTCGACTGTAACGGGCGCCCCCGGTACGACGCCAGTCAATACCGCACCCGTCACGAAATACACGGCCCAGCAAGCATTACAAGCCATCAATCAGCTCATGACCACTAATCATTTCATGGGCACCCTACTCCTGACTAACAATGGACCAGCGGGAGTCAAAACTTTGACTTTGGGCTCAGCTGATTTGAATCAGCACCTAGCCAATACCGTTGACGAGTCGTACCCACTAGCCTCACTAGAAAAATCAGTGACTGGTGCAATTATTCAGCATTTGATCAATGCAGGAAAACTGACAATGAACACAACTTTAGCTCACTTTTACCCGCAAGTACCCTATGCACAGTCGATTACGATTCGCCAATTACTCGACCACACTTCGGGGATTCAGATGGGCGAACCTGTCCCAGATCAGGCCTTGAGCACTGATCAACAAGCCATCGACTTCACATTGCAACATTTGACGTCTACTAACCAACACCAGTGGTCGTATTCCAACGCCAACTTCACCCTCTTAGCAGGTATCGTTGACCAATTAACGGGCCAATCGTTTAGTGCCAACCTCGAAGCTGATATTTTGCAACCACTCAACATGCAGCACACGTTCGTTTATAACCAAATACCAGCCACCGCTGTTCATCCGCTCCCATACACCTTCAGTAAAGGGGCCTCAACTCCCCGGTCAATTTCGACTAACTTACTGTCAAGCGAGCTTGGTTGTGGCAACCTCTATGCCAGTGTGGGTGACTTTTACACCTTCATTCATAATCTGCTCACTTCGGCTGGATTCCGAGAACTGGCCGCCAACTTACAACCCACCTATTCTGGCGGAATCTACTACCGTGACGATGGGACAATTCGCATTGGTGGTGCCGACAACAGTTTATATAGCCTCTATATCGGCTCCAACGACAGCAAAATTGCCATGGTCTTCTTTGCCAACCAGGCAAAATGGGCGACCATGAACACAGTCGGCGTTCAAATTGAGAAAATCTTAGCACAATCCGCACTATTATAG
- a CDS encoding L-lactate dehydrogenase, protein MSRKIAIIGMGHVGSTAAHYIVANGFADDLVLIDTNTSKVEADALDFQDAMPNLPYHTNIIINDYSSLIDADVIISAIGNIKLQDSPTNDRFLELPFTSTQVKDVAAKIKASGFNGILVVITNPVDVITSIYQAVTGLPKNHVIGTGTLLDSARMKRAVASALHLDSRSVAGYNLGEHGNSQFTAWSTVRVLGQPITKLAADRGLDLTKLDAESRDGGFRVFHGKKYTSYGVATAAVRLANTVLNDALTELPVSNFREEYGVYLSYPAVVGRDGIVEQVQLDLTDEELKKLQVSADYIKTQYAESQTD, encoded by the coding sequence ATGTCACGTAAAATTGCCATTATCGGAATGGGACACGTCGGTTCAACCGCCGCTCACTACATCGTCGCCAATGGCTTTGCCGATGACCTTGTCCTCATCGATACGAACACCAGCAAAGTTGAAGCAGACGCGCTTGATTTTCAGGATGCAATGCCTAATTTACCTTATCACACGAATATCATTATCAATGACTATAGCAGTCTCATTGATGCCGATGTCATTATCTCAGCTATCGGGAATATTAAGTTACAAGATTCACCAACTAATGACCGCTTCCTAGAATTACCCTTTACCAGCACACAAGTCAAAGACGTCGCTGCTAAAATCAAAGCCAGTGGTTTCAACGGAATTCTAGTCGTCATTACTAATCCCGTGGACGTCATCACGTCGATCTACCAAGCGGTTACCGGGTTGCCAAAGAATCATGTGATTGGGACAGGAACACTACTGGACTCTGCACGAATGAAACGAGCGGTCGCCAGTGCACTACACCTGGATTCACGGTCCGTGGCCGGCTACAACCTGGGTGAACACGGCAATTCCCAATTTACAGCTTGGTCAACGGTACGCGTGTTAGGTCAACCAATTACCAAATTAGCCGCTGACCGCGGTTTAGATTTAACCAAACTAGACGCCGAATCACGCGACGGTGGCTTCCGGGTCTTCCATGGCAAAAAATATACGAGTTATGGCGTGGCAACGGCCGCGGTGCGCTTAGCCAACACGGTCTTGAATGACGCCCTCACCGAACTCCCCGTTTCAAATTTCCGGGAAGAATACGGTGTATACCTTTCATATCCAGCCGTCGTTGGTCGTGACGGGATCGTCGAACAAGTTCAATTGGATCTCACAGACGAAGAATTGAAAAAATTACAAGTTTCAGCTGATTATATCAAGACCCAGTACGCTGAAAGTCAGACCGACTAA
- a CDS encoding sugar transferase codes for MELKEREIRPITIDAGRQHRRYGYRFIKRVFDFVASLLGLIILSPLFLLIAIAIKVEDPKGAVFYSQTRLGRGEVPFKMYKFRSMVSNADELLEKLLKDNEIDGAMFKMQDDPRVTKIGRFIRKYSIDELPQLLNVLQGSMSLVGPRPPLPREVEEYSDYDKQRLAVKPGCTGLWQATVRNSVGFDEMVKLDLTYISKRSVAFDVYILFKTVVIMFKPNGAY; via the coding sequence ATGGAATTGAAGGAACGAGAAATCAGACCGATTACGATTGACGCCGGGCGTCAGCATCGTCGTTATGGTTATCGGTTCATTAAACGCGTGTTTGACTTTGTCGCTAGCCTCTTAGGCCTCATCATCTTATCACCACTCTTCTTGCTAATTGCAATTGCGATTAAAGTTGAAGATCCTAAAGGCGCCGTCTTCTACTCGCAGACACGGTTAGGTCGTGGCGAAGTCCCATTCAAGATGTATAAATTTCGCTCGATGGTTTCCAACGCCGATGAATTGTTGGAAAAATTACTTAAAGATAACGAGATTGATGGTGCCATGTTCAAAATGCAGGATGATCCCCGCGTAACTAAGATTGGGCGATTCATCCGTAAGTATAGCATTGATGAACTACCACAATTGCTAAACGTCCTTCAAGGCTCGATGAGCTTAGTTGGACCCCGGCCGCCATTGCCACGGGAAGTCGAAGAATATTCCGACTATGACAAACAACGGTTAGCCGTCAAGCCAGGTTGTACCGGTCTATGGCAAGCAACCGTTCGTAACAGTGTCGGTTTTGATGAAATGGTTAAGTTAGACTTAACTTACATTTCTAAACGGAGTGTCGCATTTGATGTCTACATTCTGTTCAAGACCGTGGTCATTATGTTCAAGCCTAATGGCGCTTATTAA
- a CDS encoding DUF2922 domain-containing protein, with product MKTLDLSFKTSTNKVHHLKLHYANDNLSKDVVSKAMADLAATKLFVKDGENLVAEPLAAKYVETIETPIVTAPKA from the coding sequence ATGAAAACTTTAGACTTAAGCTTTAAGACTAGCACAAACAAGGTTCACCACTTGAAGTTACACTACGCCAACGACAACTTGAGTAAAGACGTTGTTAGCAAGGCAATGGCGGACCTCGCTGCCACCAAGCTATTCGTGAAGGATGGCGAAAACTTAGTCGCCGAACCGCTTGCCGCTAAGTACGTCGAAACCATCGAGACACCAATCGTCACTGCACCAAAGGCTTAA
- a CDS encoding MarR family transcriptional regulator, producing MLNHQQIKAQFESLETLQSIQKQVHQMSIQGLVTTGISMREWEVLVYLEQHEQASASELAKVFKVTRTLISRNTWHLIQDNLIQPQIDQSDRRIVWLSLTTTGQETIGKVARQIQANLQAFDCNHELATLMKQLRYLKQQLIILNN from the coding sequence ATGCTAAATCATCAACAAATCAAAGCCCAGTTTGAAAGTTTAGAAACACTACAATCTATTCAGAAGCAAGTGCACCAAATGTCAATACAAGGACTTGTAACAACCGGGATTTCCATGCGTGAGTGGGAAGTATTAGTCTATCTTGAGCAACATGAACAAGCTAGTGCTAGTGAGTTAGCAAAAGTATTCAAGGTCACTCGCACACTAATTTCTAGGAATACTTGGCATCTCATTCAAGATAATTTGATTCAGCCACAAATTGATCAAAGCGATCGACGAATAGTTTGGTTGTCATTGACTACTACTGGTCAAGAAACTATTGGGAAAGTTGCTCGGCAAATACAGGCAAATCTACAAGCTTTTGATTGTAATCACGAACTGGCTACATTAATGAAACAGCTCAGATACTTAAAGCAACAGTTAATTATACTAAACAACTAA
- the ntdP gene encoding nucleoside tri-diphosphate phosphatase, which yields MAREAKGPKEGDFITIKSYKHDGSLHRTWRDTMVLKTSENVLIGCNDHTLVTEDDGRRWVTREPAIVYFHKHYWFNIVAMIRDNGVSYYCNLASPYVLDKEALKYIDYDLDVKVFPDGERRLLDVDEYEEHGAQWRYSADTDRILKANVKVLVDWIKNKKGPFSQDYIDIWYSRYQELSRRQ from the coding sequence ATGGCGCGCGAGGCTAAGGGACCTAAGGAAGGCGACTTCATTACGATCAAAAGCTATAAGCACGACGGAAGTTTACATCGAACTTGGCGCGATACAATGGTACTCAAAACAAGCGAGAACGTACTAATTGGTTGTAACGATCACACACTAGTCACCGAGGATGATGGTCGCCGGTGGGTGACGCGGGAACCTGCAATCGTTTATTTTCATAAGCATTATTGGTTTAATATCGTGGCGATGATTCGCGATAACGGCGTTTCATACTATTGCAACTTAGCATCACCATACGTGTTAGATAAAGAGGCTTTGAAGTACATCGACTATGATTTGGATGTCAAAGTCTTTCCCGATGGTGAGCGGCGGTTGTTGGATGTTGATGAGTACGAAGAACACGGTGCCCAATGGCGTTATTCGGCTGATACTGATCGCATTTTAAAAGCAAATGTGAAAGTCTTAGTTGATTGGATCAAAAACAAAAAAGGCCCGTTTTCACAAGACTACATTGATATCTGGTATAGTCGCTATCAAGAATTATCACGTCGGCAATAG
- a CDS encoding type II toxin-antitoxin system Phd/YefM family antitoxin: MKKVTTALAKKNINQLLTIVNQGHDTIEVENPSTQDSAVMVSMKDWLQIVSQLAKTNHHDMEFS, translated from the coding sequence ATGAAAAAAGTTACTACCGCATTAGCAAAAAAGAATATCAACCAGTTGTTAACGATTGTTAATCAAGGCCACGATACCATTGAGGTGGAAAATCCCAGCACCCAAGATTCAGCGGTAATGGTTAGTATGAAAGACTGGTTGCAGATTGTCAGTCAATTAGCCAAAACGAATCATCATGACATGGAATTCAGTTAA
- a CDS encoding helix-turn-helix domain-containing protein, translating to MAFLKIDNGELLKNIRQFAKKNGLTLAEVATLAGLSASAIYSWKKHTPSVGTLKEVAQVLGTSYTKLVGKDKGPTAKATNAAAVDLKKVIENKKNQFEYDGQPITNEQMKIIRNVLKSMFKTPRL from the coding sequence TTGGCTTTTTTGAAGATTGATAACGGTGAATTACTTAAGAATATTCGGCAATTTGCCAAGAAAAATGGATTGACCTTAGCGGAAGTAGCGACCTTAGCAGGCTTAAGTGCGAGTGCCATCTATAGTTGGAAAAAGCACACGCCGTCAGTCGGTACGCTTAAGGAAGTTGCTCAAGTGCTCGGTACGAGTTATACCAAATTGGTTGGTAAGGATAAAGGACCGACAGCTAAGGCGACCAATGCCGCTGCTGTTGATCTTAAAAAAGTGATTGAAAACAAGAAAAACCAGTTTGAATACGACGGCCAGCCGATTACTAATGAACAGATGAAAATTATCAGAAACGTCTTGAAGTCGATGTTTAAGACCCCGCGACTTTAA
- a CDS encoding DUF1659 domain-containing protein: MTKTWLKATLTVQTTTELDEQRKQTFNAIAQDATDEQLAAFGKIVEVLTGDQFTAANLANAYRYDLQPIA, translated from the coding sequence ATGACTAAAACTTGGTTAAAAGCAACCCTGACTGTTCAAACAACTACGGAATTGGACGAACAACGTAAGCAAACCTTTAACGCAATCGCCCAAGACGCAACTGACGAACAACTTGCCGCTTTTGGCAAGATCGTCGAAGTCTTGACGGGCGACCAGTTCACTGCCGCTAACTTGGCCAACGCCTACCGCTACGATCTACAACCCATCGCTTAA